In the genome of Lathyrus oleraceus cultivar Zhongwan6 chromosome 4, CAAS_Psat_ZW6_1.0, whole genome shotgun sequence, the window CCATTAAGTCATGCATGCTCATACTACAAGGGGTATTTACCGTCTTTCCTTGCTTAGCGCGTCTCAAAACTCCCTTAGTGAGCAAACATTTTTTTCCCTAAAGAAATTTAACCTTTAAGTCTCTTAACCGCCATACCTCGCTAAGCACATTTGATATCATGCCAAGTGAATTTGTTGCTTAGTTTTGAAGTTAGTTGACTTTGAAGAAACCTTTTGCCACCTTAGCTCGCTTAGCAAGGTCTTGTTCTTTGCTAAGCAGGCCTCAGTTCTTGAATGATGCTTTTATCTTTTTTGATGTTTTTCTTGATTCTTTTTACTTGTAAGTTAGTAAATACACGGTAAAAAGTTCATACATTCATTTTCTTACGTTTTCTGATAAATTGAGATTTTTTATATTGATTGAAAAATAAGTCAATAAATACTTATATTTTTAGCACTTATTAAAAATCTCATCATTTAAGCTAACATAATGTAGTTTATAAAGACAATCTTTTAAAAATTAAGATAAGTAGGTTAAAATCATCCATATTAATATCTATTATAATACTTTTTATTTATTGCAGACAACATAATTTAATTAATCTTTTTTTCTAATATGATATGTAACATGAATATAACTAACATTTCAAAATTACTTCTACAAATTGATTCTAAATAACGCATTCAATAGCTACTATTATTCTATTCTAAAAACTCTCTAAAAGTTAATATAACAATTACAAAATTTGTTCATGGTGAAAATTGTTTATTCATAAGATAATAATTCTAGAGGTGATACATATTCATTTAGTGAAGAAAGTGACAACTTTGTATTAGTGAAATTTGAACAACCCTAAATAATGTTAAAAACTTAACTAGTGATAATTTGTATCAAAGTGTTGAGATTCTTAGCAGAGTTACCATTTTCTCCAACAGCTTTCAATGCAGACTCTTTAAGTTTCACTATCTTCTCCCGCATAATCCTCCCTTTCTCACTTGTCATGGTTACTTCCAAACCTTTCAAAATCGATTCTTTACTCAAAACTCCATTATCAACTCTCACACCAATCTCCCAAACACTTTCTATCATTCTTGCATTCATCTTCTGATCTCCGAAAAATGGTCTACTAATCATTGGCACGCCACCAACAATACAATCCAACACCGAATTCCAACCAGAATGCGTCAAACAAACACCAACCGATGAATGTTTAAGGACTTCCATTTGAGGAGCCCATGCAACAATTTTTCCTCTTGTTCTTGTCCTTTCTATAAACCCCTTCGGAAATTGTTCCTCTGGATTACCCCTAAAGGCCCAGAGAAACGGAAATCCACATTCTTCTAAAGACTCCGCCAATGCAGCGAGTTCGTGAGGCGGAGGTATTATCGAACTTCCAAAGCTTATATACACTACTGAGTATTTCTCGTGTTTGTTCAACCATTCTAAACAACCATGTTCATCGGAAATCGTACGTTGTGGTGTTGTCAAGATAAAAGGACCAACATTAAGTAACAATTTGAACTTGGAATTCAACTCATTCTCTATAATAGAGTGTATTGTGGAAAATGAGTTTATAGTAACTGCAGTTGCTCGTGGTAAAGCTTGTCCCATTTTGTGTAACATTGTTCCAAAAGGTCCATTAATATCATCTATTACCCCTTCCGGCAAATCAAAAGCTTCTAGCTCAGGAAAACCAGGTAGAAAATTGGCTTTTTTGACATCATCTAGTACCATAcaagaaaaaaaatcaaatcaaattctTATAAATGGTAGATTAGTTAACAAAATATTGATACATACCTTTATTGTTTCCTATTCTTTCTCTGATAAGATCTGTATAGAAATGTGTTAGAAGAGCGTGAGGTCCAGCAGTCCAAACAGGAACCCATTTGGCATTCATCTCATGAGCAAGATCAGCACCAAACCAATAGAAAGCATCAGTAACAAAACAAGTAATCTTCTTTCCTGTCTCTTTCACAGCTTCATCTACAACACTCTTATAATTCTCTGGCAACGCCTTAATGAAGAGAAAAATCGGTTCAAGTGGATGCCCGGAAGGTACGTATCCTTCCGGTAAACCATCAGGAACATCATAATGTTTAATATTAGGAAGATGGAACTCATTTGAACTAGAAAATAGGGTTGCATTTGATTTCTCTGTGCTGAAGAATGAAAAAGTGACATTGGGAGCTTCTTCGGCAATTTTTGTCACAAGGCTAAGAAGTGGAGCTGCGTGTGTGCCATATGGGAATGCTAAAACAGCAACATGTAGTGATTTTTCAACATTCATATTTGGTAGTGATTGGTTTGTGAAGAAGTGAAAAATATAGCAtgaatatttataaaaaaatgtTATTTCAGTGACAAGTGAAAAAGAAGACGTGGGTTAAACATAGCCTTCAAAAACTAGtggtttgtttttattttagCCCTACCACAATTATTCATATAATGAACAATATTTTTCTCTTTGGAAGAAATTGAATACACCAATTTGTGTCCATTACTTTCACCAACCAAAGAGGGATGAAAAAATTAATTGGCCATTACACTGTTTAGCACCTGTCATCATAAATTCAATTACCACCCGACAACAAGGAGCCCATCATTTGTCGTAAACACTgaacaatatatatatatatatatatatatatatatatatatatatatatatatatatatatatatatatatatatatatatatatatattcattttcATATGAAAAATATGAATTATAGTAATTCAAAATTCAATACGAAAGATATGAGATctaattaaatattatttatattaaaaatttaatttgatATTTTACAAATTTTTGTAAAAGTTTATTTACCACTCGAATTCAAatatttgattattttttttGTTAAACTTTGATACACAATAGTATATTTTTTTTATTCAAAAAGAAGTGTGCCATTAGCATCGATATGCTCATAAAAAGGTTTCCAAAAAGAACATATAATACATAATATGATGTAAGAGTTTTTAATTGACTTGTCCATCTAATTAAAAATGATTAAAGAAATATTAATATTAAGAAATAACATATTTGAAAAGAGATAATCATTTAATTAGTAGGCAAATACTTAATTCGCaataaaaaaaacatttaatGCAGTATTTTATTGTTTAACTCTGTTCAATTCAAATTGTAGAGATCTgtcaaaaaaattcaaatttagtattttgaaattattatatatatatatattgaaatCAGAACATTAAAATCAAAGACTCTATTGAAAAAATTTAATTCTATTAAAATGACAACATTATGTAATGCAATCTCATCCTACAAGAGGTATTTACCACCTTTCCTGTTTAGCAGTCAGCAAACATTTTCTTTGTCGTGAAGTAATTTAAGAGTTAAATCTCGATAAGCGCACTTGATATTGTGCTAAGTAAATTTTGTTACTTAGTTTGAAGTTACTTAATTTAGAAGAAACCTTTTGTCACCTTAGCTCGCTTAGGAAGGTCGCATTCTTGGCTAAGCGAACCTCAGTGTTGTTTGAATGATGTTTTGTTTTTTCAGTACTTGTCTCGGTAGTTACTCTATATCCGTTTTCTTTAAATATCgttttaaaaaatatatatatttttaattattatcGATAAAGTTTAAAGTAGTATTAATTGTATTTTTTATCAAAATTACTTTTAGATAATTATTATATATAGAGaaaaaaaagttaaataaatACAATAAATAATTAAGGGTGTTATATGTAATACgaaaattattatttaaaaagtAATAATAATGATTAATTTTTTTATAGATATAAAAAGTAAAAATATGACACTTAAAAAAGAACGGAGGAAGTATTAATAAATATTTCATCTGTTTCTTTCTAAGTATTAAGTATTTTTTTACACATATCATGAAAACGGATCATTAAACaataattctttttttttctaacatccttaattatttattatatttattttgttttgtttctctttgtaataattaTTTATGGGAAATTTTGACAAAAATACAGTTAGTACTATCTTGAACTTTGCAAGTAACAActaaaaatatataattttttttcaaaaaacTAATACTTAAAAAATCATATAAACGCTTTCTCACGTTTCCTAATAAATTGTGATTTTTTTATTGATCGcaaaataaattaataaatacTTATTTATTGTATTTTGCATATTTTTCGTACTTATCAACAACCTCGTtatttaaacttttttttttaaaaatccAAACTCATTTAACAATCTTCATATAttatatgttgttgttttttaTAATGTATCTTTTAAAAATTAAGTAAGTTATGATTATACATATctattataatatttttttggtttaTTTAGACAACATAATTTAATTAATCTTCTTTTAATATGATATGTGACATGAATACAACATGTCAAAATTACTTCAACATATTAATTATATAATCTTAGGAAATAATAGCTCATTCAATAGCTACTATTATTCTATACTAAAACTCTCTAAAAGttaatataataattaaaaatttGTTCATGGTCAAAATTGTTTATGCAAAAGACTAAAAGTTTCAGAGGTGATACAAATGCATTTAGTTAACAAAGTGATAATTTTGTACCATTGAACAATCCTAAATAATGTCTAGAAAAACTTTAACTAGTGACAATTTGTATCAAAGTCTTGAGATTCTTTGTAGAGTTACCATTTTTTGAAACAGCTTCTAGTACAGATTCTTTAAGTTTCATTATCTTCTGCCGCATAAACTTCCCTCTCTCACTTGACAAGGTTACTTCCAAAGCTTTCAAAACCGATTCTTTAGTCAATACTCCATTCTCAACTGTCACACCGATCTCCCAAACATTTTCTATCATTCTTCCATTCATATTCTGATCTGCAAAAATCGGTTTACTAATCATCGCAATACAATCCAACACTGTATTCCAACCAGAATGTGTCAAACAAACACCAACCGATGAGTGTTTAAGGATTTCCACTTGAGGAGCCCATGCAACAATTTTTCCTCTTGTTCTTGTCCTTTCTATAAACCCCTTTGTAAATTGCTCCTCTGGATTACCCCTAAAGGCCCAAAGAAATGGAAATGCATATTCTTCTAAAGACTCTGCCAAAGCAGTGAGCTCATGAGGCGGAGGTATCGTCGAACTTCCAAAGCTTATATACACTACTGAGTATTTCTCGTGTTTGTTCAACCATTCTAAACAACCATGTTCATCGGAAATCCTACGTTGCGGTGTTGTCAAGATAAATGGACCAACGTTTAGTAACAATTTTAATTTGGAATTCAACTCATTCTCTATAATAGAGTGTATTGTGATTTTTCAATATTCATTTCACCTTTAGAGTTGGATAGTTAGTAGTGATTGGTTTGTGAAGAAGTGAAAAGTATTTATAAAAGAAATGTTATTTCAGTGAGAAGTGAAAAAGAAGACGTGGGTTAAACAGAGCCTTACAAAACTtggtttgtttttattttagCCCTACTTACCACAATAAATTCATATAATGAGCAATATTTTTCTCTCTCTAGAAGAAATTGAATACACCAATTTGTGTCCATTACTTTCACCAACCAAAGATGGATGAAAAAATTAATTAGCCATTACACTATTTAGCAAATGTCATCATAAATTCATTTACCACCCGACAACAAGGAGCCCATCATTTGTCGTAAAAACGGAATACTGTGTTTTAACTTAATCAAACTAATATTAATCCCCCGATTCTTTTTAAATGTGATTTTGACTTTTTATACctataaaaaaatttaattattattattatttttcaaaccataattcttcttttacagtattcttaattttttttaaatttattttatttctctctctctttataataataataatttagagataattttgttaaaaatacaattaatattatcttaaattttaaataaaaattaaaaataaataatatttattcAAAAAATTGATCCTTAAAAAAATTGACCCTTAAAAAGCAACGGAAATAATATTAAATAGCATTATATAAACAATAGCTAGCTTTCTTGTGAAATCTACATTTGTGGTTAAACTTGTATAGACaatatattttttattcaaaaaGAAAGTGTGGCATAGTATCGATACGCTCATAAAAAGGTTTCGAAAAAGAAACATATAAAATATAGGTTTAATGTATTTTTTTTCTCTAacttaatttaatttaatatttcattttaatttcttaatTAAAAATATCACATTATAATTCCTCAAAACTgttttattaatttatttgatCCTTCCGTTAGACTTTTATAAAAAACGTTAATCATTATATTTTAATTGACTTACGTGGctttttttttgatattttttattttatttttgaatttttctttTTAATACCAAATCATAccatttcaaaaataaaaacatgtTTTTCTTCCCTTCCCAAAATCCTAGCTGCCGTTACCTTCTTTTCCTTTCTCCTCGTCCATAAACTCTTCACTTCATTCTCATCCTTCATCTTCCACTGTTTCCTTTTTAACATCTTCCTTCATCTTCTTTTGTTTTTGACAGAAGCAACATAATGAGAGAATGGATGTGTGTTTGATTTTAGATTTGGTTTCAGATCTGATTTACTATGTGTCTGATTTTGGATCTGATTTTAGTATCTTACCTCATTCATCACTCTTTCATTTATCAAATGTACTCTTTTTTACTAGTAGATGGTATTGTAATgtaaatatttttcaaattatcTCTTTATTGATTATTGTTATTCTATGATTTTTTTGTTTGGATTTCAACAAAATTGTTGATGAGAAGTGTTTGCACACTCAATGGTTGCTTCTGTAGACCTGAACAATCTGAGCAATTTTCTTGAAAGAGTTGATGAAACTAACAAAAATCCTCAGTTCAATAATGTTTGCATCACATTTGAGGAGTTCAAAAGCTTTGCAGAACTACAAAAAATAAATGTGCTAGTTCAACTACCGTGTTTGTCACACCTGTGATTTATGTTGTTGTGGTCATTTGTTATAATCATCATCACaaataaaaaagagaaattatgaaaGGTTTTATAataaaacgacttatattgtggtacaaaatatttttccaaaatgacttataataaaaaacgaAAGTAGTATGTATTACCAATATTGAATTCACAACATTAAAATCAAAGATTCTATTGATATTTTTGAAAAGAGGCCAAAAAAAATAATACTATTAGAATTCGCAAAGAAAACATCAAAACCACTTTTTATCGTGAAATttaataaacaaaaataaatttCAATTGACTTAAGAGATTAAACTCGAAAATATCACACGACATATTTGTGTGAATCATAAGCTTTTAAACGATTTTGATATCAAAGTTGAAATGTAAAGTTTGAGAATAATAACTGGAATTTAAATTGAAATCGAAATGCAAAGAACTTAAAATAAAGTGACTGAAAGTAATTTAATTGCAGAAAATTATTTGAACATAAAGACTTTAATTTGTAAAAAGTGGAACGCACGTACATTCTAAACTCTTTCCTCAATCACACAAATACTTTGAGTTTTGTAGAATTTGCGTACAATTACGGACCTCTAAAACTCAAAGTGAATGCTACTTATATACTAATAATAAATTAATCATCTATAACGATCGACTAAGCATAGTATTCCACGTCTTTGCTTCCATGCAACTTCTGTCTTCGATAAGCTTTCACGTGTCCTTCAATAATTGTTTGATCTTATCTCTTTACACCTCATTCGACTACATAGAATACATCTTGGAAATTCTGAATTTCACTAAGTCGCAAAACTCCTTGGTTTTTGTCTGACTACAATTTTAACCACAATTAGAACTTTTGGTCGATAAATCGAATTAGTCGGAATCTTCATGGTCATCACTAACCATTTCGACTTTTCATCAAAACCATTATTACATGACCCTTGTCATATTCCTGTAATTTAATGTTGGTGCCGAAAATCTGAGATAACAAATTATCCCCCAAAATGTCATGTTTCGATTTTGAATAAAAAGTAGAAAGGTGTCATTTTTTATCATATTTTCGACAATGTTCATCTTCTTACACTGACGTCATCGTCATCATTAGCACTTTACTGCGCATTGTCATTTTCCAAAAGTCTTCTCAGAATCCCATCATTTTTCCTATTTTCTAGGGGATCATGTTTTTGCACGTCTCACTAACTGCTCCACTCACATCAATTTCTCCACCTCTTGAAACACGAAACGCCTCACATTAACACGCGTACGCCAAGTGTCTGCTAAGCACCTCTATAAACACTTTCGTAATACTCTCTTCTCATCTTCTTCACTTTTTCACTCTCAACTCTTTACACACAGAGAAACTTTTGTTTCACAACAAGTTATTCAAACTTCAACAATGGCAACCGACACTTCAACCAACAAATTCGATACTAGAAAGAATCCAATGGCTTTCACGATCTTGCCATCATAAACTGATGAAGGAAGGGATTTTGTTCCTGAACTGCTAATGGCTAAAGATAAAATCTCTATTTGGCAAAAAAACAGGTATTCATTCCCTTTACACTTGTTGGTAAACTGTTATCATTCTTAGGACCATACTCAACATCTAAGTCTCAACCTAAGAAAGTAAAGAACTTTTCCCGTGTTATCCCGTCACCACGCATTCAGCGTTCGAAGAACGCTCTCTCGATTTATCCTTCATATAAACACATGCGCGCATCTTTTGATCTGTACCTCATACCCAAAGCAAAGAGTATCTTGCATGGCTCAATAAAGTCGAAAGCAAAAGACAAAAACAGTGGGAAGACCTATGTATCTTCGACATGATTCAAATCTTTAGAACTTGCCCTAGTTATAACCCAACCATGCTACTTGTGTCAATCTTGTTTTGGGAAGGTTCGACTAACACTTTCTAATTCTCTTGTGGAATGCTTACGTCAATCTTGTTCGACGTAACATCCATCACAGGATT includes:
- the LOC127138530 gene encoding flavonoid 3-O-glucosyltransferase, whose protein sequence is MNVEKSLHVAVLAFPYGTHAAPLLSLVTKIAEEAPNVTFSFFSTEKSNATLFSSSNEFHLPNIKHYDVPDGLPEGYVPSGHPLEPIFLFIKALPENYKSVVDEAVKETGKKITCFVTDAFYWFGADLAHEMNAKWVPVWTAGPHALLTHFYTDLIRERIGNNKDDVKKANFLPGFPELEAFDLPEGVIDDINGPFGTMLHKMGQALPRATAVTINSFSTIHSIIENELNSKFKLLLNVGPFILTTPQRTISDEHGCLEWLNKHEKYSVVYISFGSSIIPPPHELAALAESLEECGFPFLWAFRGNPEEQFPKGFIERTRTRGKIVAWAPQMEVLKHSSVGVCLTHSGWNSVLDCIVGGVPMISRPFFGDQKMNARMIESVWEIGVRVDNGVLSKESILKGLEVTMTSEKGRIMREKIVKLKESALKAVGENGNSAKNLNTLIQIITS
- the LOC127135816 gene encoding flavonoid 3-O-glucosyltransferase, with the translated sequence MMGSLLSGENELNSKLKLLLNVGPFILTTPQRRISDEHGCLEWLNKHEKYSVVYISFGSSTIPPPHELTALAESLEEYAFPFLWAFRGNPEEQFTKGFIERTRTRGKIVAWAPQVEILKHSSVGVCLTHSGWNTVLDCIAMISKPIFADQNMNGRMIENVWEIGVTVENGVLTKESVLKALEVTLSSERGKFMRQKIMKLKESVLEAVSKNGNSTKNLKTLIQIVTS